The following coding sequences lie in one Hippopotamus amphibius kiboko isolate mHipAmp2 chromosome 7, mHipAmp2.hap2, whole genome shotgun sequence genomic window:
- the LGALS2 gene encoding galectin-2, translating into MSGKFEITNLDMKAGATLKIKGKIADHADGFVINLGQGTDKLNLHFNPRFRESIIVCNSKDNNSWGQEQRDGHLCFSPGTEVKLIVTFENNEFRVKLPDGHELTFPNRLGHSHLSYLSVHGGFNIASFKLD; encoded by the exons ATGTCG GGGAAATTTGAGATTACGAACTTGGACATGAAGGCGGGGGCAACTCTGAAGATCAAGGGCAAGATCGCAGACCATGCTGATGG CTTTGTGATTAATCTGGGCCAGGGGACAGATAAACTGAACCTGCATTTCAACCCACGCTTCCGTGAATCCATCATCGTCTGCAATTCAAAGGATAACAACAGCTGGGGGCAGGAGCAGCGGGATGGTCACCTGTGCTTCAGCCCAGGGACAGAGGTCAAG CTCATCGTGACCTTCGAGAACAACGAATTCAGGGTGAAGCTGCCAGACGGGCACGAGTTGACCTTTCCCAACAGGCTGGGCCACAGCCACCTGAGCTACCTGAGTGTGCACGGCGGGTTCAACATCGCCTCCTTCAAGCTGGACTGA
- the CDC42EP1 gene encoding cdc42 effector protein 1 isoform X1 yields the protein MPGPQGAGGAPAMNLGKLSPVGWVSSSQGKRRLTADMISPPLGDFRHTMHVGRGGDVFGDTSFLSNHGGSSGGTHRSPRSFLAKKLQLVRRVGTPPRRMASPPAPSPAPPAISPIIKNAISLPQLNQAAYDSLVVGKLSFDRSPATSTDGPSSYGLDSGFCTISRLPRPEKPCDRDRESSFPSEPELRRSDSLLSFRLDLDLGPSLLSELLGVMSLSEGSAAETPAPAPAANPPAPATNPPAPASSPPPRGHCPNGVTAGLGPVAEARASPVGERPRAPADMGPGRHWGAGRDGNQSSRPCTEMDTQRELVGALPPARASWESLDEEWGAPQAGSRAPVPSTVQANTFEFADAEEDDEVKV from the exons ATGCCGGGCCCCCAGGGGGCCGGAGGAGCCCCGGCCATGAACCTGGGCAAGCTCTCGCCCGTGGGCTGGGTGTCCAGCTCGCAGGGGAAGAGGCGGCTGACTGCGGACATGATCAGCCCCCCACTCGGGGACTTCCGCCACACCATGCACGTGGGCCGCGGCGGCGACGTCTTCGGCGACACCTCCTTCCTCAGCAACCACGGTGGCAGCTCGGGGGGCACCCACCGCTCGCCCCGCAGCTTCCTGGCCAAGAAGCTGCAGCTGGTGCGGAGGGTGGGGACGCCCCCCCGGAGGATGGCTTCCCCGCCCGCGCCCTCGCCTGCTCCACCCGCCATCTCTCCCATCATCAAGAATGCCATCTCCCTGCCTCAGCTCAACCAGGCCGCCTATGACAGCCTCGTGGTGGGCAAGCTCAGCTTCGACCGCAGCCCTGCCACCTCCACGGATGGCCCCTCCAGTTACG GCCTGGACTCCGGGTTCTGCACCATCTCCCGCCTGCCTCGCCCAGAAAAGCCTTGTGACCGAGACCGTGAGAGCTCCTTCCCCTCTGAGCCTGAGCTTCGCCGCTCTGACTCCCTCCTGTCCTTCCGCCTGGACCTCGACCTTGGGCCCTCTCTCCTCAGTGAGCTGTTGGGGGTCATGAGCCTCTCAGAAGGCTCTGCAGCtgagaccccagccccagcccctgctgcaaaccccccagcccctgccacaaaccccccagcccctgcctcaagccccccaccccgtggACACTGCCCCAATGGGGTAACTGCTGGGTTGGGCCCAGTGGCTGAGGCGAGGGCCAGCCCGGTAGGAGAGCGTCCCCGTGCACCTGCTGACATGGGCCCCGGCAGGCACTGGGGAGCAGGCAGGGATGGCAACCAAAGCAGCCGCCCCTGCACTGAGATGGATACACAGAGGGAGCTGGTGGGGGCGCTGCCTCCGGCTCGGGCCTCTTGGGAGAGCCTGGACGAAGAGTGGGGGGCACCccaggcaggcagcagggccCCCGTGCCCAGCACAGTGCAAGCCAACACCTTTGAGTTTGCTGACGCGGAGGAGGACGACGAGGTCAAGGTGTGA
- the CDC42EP1 gene encoding cdc42 effector protein 1 isoform X2 has product MPGPQGAGGAPAMNLGKLSPVGWVSSSQGKRRLTADMISPPLGDFRHTMHVGRGGDVFGDTSFLSNHGGSSGGTHRSPRSFLAKKLQLVRRVGTPPRRMASPPAPSPAPPAISPIIKNAISLPQLNQAAYDSLVVGKLSFDRSPATSTDGPSSYGLDSGFCTISRLPRPEKPCDRDRESSFPSEPELRRSDSLLSFRLDLDLGPSLLSELLGVMSLSEGSAAETPAPAPASSPPPRGHCPNGVTAGLGPVAEARASPVGERPRAPADMGPGRHWGAGRDGNQSSRPCTEMDTQRELVGALPPARASWESLDEEWGAPQAGSRAPVPSTVQANTFEFADAEEDDEVKV; this is encoded by the exons ATGCCGGGCCCCCAGGGGGCCGGAGGAGCCCCGGCCATGAACCTGGGCAAGCTCTCGCCCGTGGGCTGGGTGTCCAGCTCGCAGGGGAAGAGGCGGCTGACTGCGGACATGATCAGCCCCCCACTCGGGGACTTCCGCCACACCATGCACGTGGGCCGCGGCGGCGACGTCTTCGGCGACACCTCCTTCCTCAGCAACCACGGTGGCAGCTCGGGGGGCACCCACCGCTCGCCCCGCAGCTTCCTGGCCAAGAAGCTGCAGCTGGTGCGGAGGGTGGGGACGCCCCCCCGGAGGATGGCTTCCCCGCCCGCGCCCTCGCCTGCTCCACCCGCCATCTCTCCCATCATCAAGAATGCCATCTCCCTGCCTCAGCTCAACCAGGCCGCCTATGACAGCCTCGTGGTGGGCAAGCTCAGCTTCGACCGCAGCCCTGCCACCTCCACGGATGGCCCCTCCAGTTACG GCCTGGACTCCGGGTTCTGCACCATCTCCCGCCTGCCTCGCCCAGAAAAGCCTTGTGACCGAGACCGTGAGAGCTCCTTCCCCTCTGAGCCTGAGCTTCGCCGCTCTGACTCCCTCCTGTCCTTCCGCCTGGACCTCGACCTTGGGCCCTCTCTCCTCAGTGAGCTGTTGGGGGTCATGAGCCTCTCAGAAGGCTCTGCAGCtgagaccccagccccagcccctgc ctcaagccccccaccccgtggACACTGCCCCAATGGGGTAACTGCTGGGTTGGGCCCAGTGGCTGAGGCGAGGGCCAGCCCGGTAGGAGAGCGTCCCCGTGCACCTGCTGACATGGGCCCCGGCAGGCACTGGGGAGCAGGCAGGGATGGCAACCAAAGCAGCCGCCCCTGCACTGAGATGGATACACAGAGGGAGCTGGTGGGGGCGCTGCCTCCGGCTCGGGCCTCTTGGGAGAGCCTGGACGAAGAGTGGGGGGCACCccaggcaggcagcagggccCCCGTGCCCAGCACAGTGCAAGCCAACACCTTTGAGTTTGCTGACGCGGAGGAGGACGACGAGGTCAAGGTGTGA